The Pedobacter mucosus genome window below encodes:
- a CDS encoding alpha/beta hydrolase has product MKLKFKLILIFLLLFAFAKAQTVIPLYNGPIPGAIKDESYVEKQHIGEDGKRYLSFVSKPTIAVFQPPKGKANGTSVIICPGGGYQVLAVEHEGEELAKRFNDAGITAFVLKYRLPSAAIMTDKSMAPLQDLQQAILIVRRDAAKWNLNPAKIGVLGASAGGHLAATAGVHFEKSYIENPQKISLKPDFMILLYPRISMELGSESSSAKNLLGPDFKPALMNFFSLDKQVTTNTPPTFLLHASDDPVVKVEHSILFYQALVEKKVPAEMHIYKSGGHGFGLNNKTSTDDWFLILLHWLKDSELIKG; this is encoded by the coding sequence ATGAAATTGAAATTTAAACTGATCTTAATTTTCTTGTTACTTTTTGCATTTGCCAAAGCACAAACTGTTATTCCGTTATATAATGGACCAATTCCCGGCGCCATAAAAGACGAAAGTTACGTAGAAAAACAACACATTGGTGAAGATGGTAAGCGTTATCTTTCTTTCGTAAGCAAGCCAACCATTGCAGTATTTCAACCTCCAAAAGGGAAAGCAAACGGTACATCTGTAATTATTTGTCCTGGTGGCGGTTATCAGGTTTTAGCAGTTGAACATGAAGGGGAAGAACTGGCGAAAAGATTTAACGATGCTGGCATAACGGCTTTTGTTTTAAAATATCGTTTGCCAAGCGCCGCAATAATGACTGATAAAAGCATGGCTCCATTACAAGATTTACAACAGGCAATCTTGATCGTGAGACGAGATGCTGCAAAATGGAATCTAAATCCCGCGAAAATTGGTGTATTGGGCGCATCTGCTGGTGGACATTTAGCTGCAACTGCCGGAGTTCATTTTGAGAAATCTTATATCGAAAATCCACAAAAAATAAGTTTGAAACCAGATTTTATGATTCTACTTTATCCGCGTATTTCTATGGAATTAGGATCAGAATCGAGCTCGGCAAAAAATTTACTTGGCCCAGATTTTAAGCCAGCATTAATGAATTTTTTCTCATTAGATAAACAAGTGACAACCAATACGCCTCCAACATTTCTATTGCATGCTAGTGATGATCCAGTTGTGAAAGTAGAACATAGCATTTTGTTTTATCAGGCTTTAGTAGAAAAGAAGGTGCCAGCAGAAATGCATATTTATAAAAGTGGCGGACATGGTTTTGGCTTAAATAATAAAACAAGTACCGACGATTGGTTTCTAATCCTTCTCCATTGGTTAAAAGATAGTGAGCTAATAAAAGGTTAA
- a CDS encoding ChbG/HpnK family deacetylase, which produces MGNIILTSDDFGLSKIYNREILLAIESNLLSSVSVMVNNQIATQQQQVDALLALALEKNISLGLHLEIGFDDGDIKELCSNQWNIFVAVLGIKPDYIDIHKDHLFAKYFNEVAHFCINKKVPFRKYKLTTVKLSAPDDLYIASTNSLSNLEVKLNKLQANHTLEVVFHIGMYDENVVSSLNSERAEDRGKLEWTHKIINKLGIKVVNYNFLK; this is translated from the coding sequence ATGGGCAATATAATTTTAACATCTGACGATTTTGGACTTAGTAAAATATACAATCGTGAGATTTTATTGGCTATTGAATCGAATTTATTAAGCTCCGTTTCGGTAATGGTAAATAATCAGATTGCCACCCAACAACAACAAGTTGACGCTTTACTTGCATTGGCTTTAGAAAAAAATATTAGTTTGGGTTTGCATTTGGAAATTGGGTTTGATGATGGTGATATAAAAGAACTTTGCTCAAACCAATGGAATATTTTTGTGGCGGTTTTGGGAATTAAGCCAGATTATATCGACATTCATAAAGATCATTTGTTTGCCAAATACTTCAACGAAGTTGCTCATTTCTGCATTAATAAAAAGGTTCCTTTTAGAAAATATAAGCTTACTACAGTTAAACTTAGCGCACCAGATGATTTATATATCGCCTCAACAAATAGTCTTTCAAACTTAGAGGTAAAATTAAATAAACTCCAGGCGAACCATACTTTAGAAGTCGTTTTTCATATTGGTATGTATGATGAAAATGTTGTTTCTTCGCTAAATAGTGAAAGGGCAGAAGATAGAGGCAAGCTAGAATGGACGCATAAAATCATCAACAAGCTTGGAATTAAAGTGGTTAATTACAATTTTTTAAAGTGA
- a CDS encoding right-handed parallel beta-helix repeat-containing protein — MKINTMLKKVSLLICCCISISQAYATNYYCDPIKGNMRNKGNQSAPWSSLDSVFITKKAVLPGDTIFLRNGYHGFPKVQGNINAQEYIVIVPEKNQHPTVKKIEIANAERWKIIGLKVSPELIKSYEKGDFVGIKSSAKFIEIDRFIISSTDSAVNNWSVNEIQNKLGIGIRIEGSDCTISNTQITQVQFGIVVSKPAVRSNINHNIIYGFANDGIRGLSNNSRFEYNTISGSYSVDDNHDDAFQSWSTDDAGKVGAGKIENVVFSHNFVISQLDPAQPFKQITGMQGVGNFDGFFENWLVDGNVIITDMWHGIAFYGAINCKIINNVIVKNPLNILPQTPWIAIYNHKKLGPSSENEISNNFTSTIGEKKGVAILKNNSEIPVAEYAKYLKNWKAFDATLISNKSDSLFKKVETLKAIIKSQKRRI; from the coding sequence ATGAAAATCAATACCATGTTAAAAAAAGTTTCTCTTTTAATTTGTTGTTGTATAAGCATCTCTCAAGCTTATGCAACAAATTATTATTGCGATCCAATTAAAGGAAATATGCGCAATAAAGGAAATCAGTCTGCTCCTTGGAGTAGTTTAGATTCTGTTTTCATTACTAAAAAAGCGGTGTTGCCCGGTGATACTATCTTTTTAAGAAATGGTTATCATGGATTTCCAAAAGTTCAGGGAAACATCAATGCTCAAGAATATATTGTAATTGTTCCAGAAAAAAATCAACATCCAACGGTTAAAAAAATAGAAATTGCTAATGCTGAACGTTGGAAAATTATAGGTTTAAAAGTGAGTCCAGAGCTCATTAAATCTTATGAAAAAGGAGATTTTGTTGGTATAAAATCAAGTGCAAAATTTATTGAAATTGATCGATTCATCATTTCCTCTACCGATAGCGCTGTTAATAATTGGAGTGTGAATGAAATCCAGAATAAACTTGGAATCGGGATTAGGATTGAGGGTTCAGATTGCACCATCTCCAATACGCAAATTACTCAGGTTCAATTCGGAATTGTAGTAAGTAAACCTGCAGTTCGGTCAAATATAAATCATAACATCATTTATGGTTTTGCGAACGATGGTATCCGCGGCTTATCTAATAATTCTCGGTTTGAATACAATACTATTTCAGGTTCATACAGTGTTGATGATAATCATGATGATGCTTTCCAGAGTTGGAGTACTGATGATGCAGGGAAAGTTGGTGCAGGGAAAATTGAAAATGTAGTATTTAGCCACAATTTTGTTATCAGTCAGCTCGACCCAGCACAGCCATTTAAGCAAATTACAGGCATGCAGGGCGTAGGAAACTTTGATGGCTTTTTTGAAAATTGGCTTGTTGATGGAAATGTGATTATTACCGATATGTGGCATGGAATTGCTTTTTACGGCGCTATTAATTGTAAAATCATCAATAATGTCATAGTAAAGAATCCATTAAATATTTTGCCACAAACGCCTTGGATTGCCATTTATAATCATAAGAAATTAGGCCCAAGTAGCGAAAATGAAATCAGTAATAATTTTACTTCGACTATAGGTGAGAAAAAAGGCGTGGCAATTTTAAAAAACAATTCGGAGATTCCTGTTGCGGAATATGCAAAATATCTAAAAAATTGGAAAGCATTTGATGCCACATTAATCTCAAATAAATCTGATTCTCTTTTTAAGAAAGTGGAAACTTTAAAAGCAATTATCAAAAGCCAGAAGAGAAGGATTTAA
- a CDS encoding alpha-L-rhamnosidase C-terminal domain-containing protein, translated as MKKLNFFFFLLVIAISLKAQNIAVNPSLLKQTWSAFWITCPNVAQRDYGVFHFRKDVKLTAIPKKFIVHVSADNRYRLFVNGTAICNGPARGDLYNWYFETLDLAPHLKLGTNIIAAQVWNMGILAPVAQISNQTAFLIQGDTEAEKMVNSDASWSVMENNAYRPTSLNNGERLKTYMVIGPGDNVNGSLFPWNWETSTDKKFNWKKAVQIANPVTAGYGTDNLWTLVPRNIPLITEKLQRLNKIARFKGLKSISSFLTGKSPLNIPANKKVTILIDQSYNAVAYPEIIFTQGKGASVKMTYAEALFKDGVKGNRNDIVGKEIIGNYDIFNPDGGKKRLFRPLWLRTYRYIQLEIVTKNEPLIIDDFYGMQTGYPFKQVASFTSNDTSLKEIWDIGWRTAQLCAGETYYDCPYYEQLQYEGDTRIQSLISLYVTGDDKLMRKALLDFYHSRVPEGLTQGRYPSNRLQVIPPFSLYWVSMVNDYMFHRNDDEFLKQFLLPIQEILLWYENNLDQKKQMLGPMKWWNFADWNLAFDFGVPDGATDGNSSVISLQYAYTLNQAASIFNHFGKPEIAAHYSKLANEISDATYKLCFDANKGVMANTPLKNSFSQHASIMAVLANAIPLSKEKAVMTKVLTDSSLSQATFYYRFYLTLALKKAGMGDLYYSQLKPWREMIANGLTTFAENPDPTRSDCHAWSASPNYDFLATICGILPGSPGFKSVLIQPAMGELTSVAGEMPHPAGSIKVSFKRIGKGVEGTVNLPKNISGKMIWNEKEIMLHEGEQKIRFN; from the coding sequence ATGAAAAAACTAAATTTCTTTTTTTTCTTATTGGTTATTGCGATAAGTTTAAAGGCACAAAATATTGCGGTTAATCCTTCACTTTTAAAGCAAACTTGGTCTGCTTTTTGGATTACTTGCCCAAACGTAGCACAACGAGATTATGGTGTGTTTCATTTTCGAAAGGACGTTAAACTTACCGCAATTCCCAAAAAATTTATTGTCCACGTATCAGCAGATAACCGATATAGGTTGTTTGTAAATGGAACAGCAATTTGTAATGGTCCGGCTAGGGGAGATTTATACAATTGGTATTTTGAAACGCTGGATCTTGCTCCTCATTTAAAACTAGGAACAAATATAATAGCTGCTCAAGTATGGAATATGGGCATATTGGCACCAGTTGCGCAAATTTCTAATCAAACAGCATTTTTAATTCAAGGAGATACCGAAGCAGAAAAAATGGTAAATTCAGATGCTTCCTGGAGTGTAATGGAGAATAACGCTTATCGCCCAACTTCGTTAAATAATGGTGAACGTTTAAAAACTTACATGGTTATTGGCCCAGGAGATAACGTAAATGGAAGTTTATTCCCTTGGAACTGGGAAACATCAACCGATAAAAAATTCAATTGGAAAAAGGCTGTTCAAATCGCAAATCCGGTAACCGCTGGTTATGGTACCGATAACCTTTGGACATTAGTGCCACGTAACATTCCTTTAATTACCGAAAAACTACAGCGATTAAATAAGATTGCAAGGTTTAAAGGGTTAAAAAGCATAAGCTCTTTTTTAACAGGAAAATCGCCTTTAAATATTCCAGCAAATAAAAAAGTAACGATTTTAATAGATCAATCTTATAATGCAGTTGCTTATCCAGAGATAATTTTTACTCAGGGAAAGGGCGCTTCCGTAAAAATGACATATGCAGAAGCGCTTTTTAAAGATGGTGTTAAGGGGAATAGAAACGATATTGTTGGAAAAGAAATCATTGGGAATTATGATATTTTTAATCCAGATGGAGGAAAAAAACGATTGTTTCGACCTTTATGGCTTCGAACTTATCGCTATATTCAGCTAGAGATTGTTACAAAAAATGAACCTTTAATCATTGATGATTTCTATGGAATGCAAACAGGTTATCCTTTTAAACAAGTTGCAAGCTTTACAAGTAATGATACTTCTTTAAAAGAAATCTGGGATATTGGATGGCGCACTGCTCAACTTTGTGCTGGAGAAACGTATTATGATTGTCCATATTATGAGCAATTGCAATATGAAGGGGATACCAGAATCCAATCCCTTATTTCATTATATGTAACTGGTGATGATAAATTAATGCGAAAGGCGCTGTTGGATTTTTATCATTCAAGAGTGCCAGAAGGATTAACCCAAGGGCGATATCCGAGCAATCGGCTTCAGGTAATTCCTCCTTTTTCTTTATACTGGGTTTCTATGGTTAACGATTATATGTTCCACAGAAATGATGATGAATTTTTAAAACAATTTTTGCTTCCCATTCAGGAAATATTACTGTGGTACGAAAATAATCTGGATCAAAAGAAACAAATGTTAGGACCAATGAAATGGTGGAATTTTGCGGATTGGAATTTAGCCTTTGATTTCGGTGTTCCAGACGGTGCTACGGATGGAAATTCTTCCGTAATTTCTTTGCAATATGCTTACACTTTAAATCAAGCAGCATCAATTTTTAATCACTTTGGGAAACCCGAAATTGCTGCTCATTATAGTAAATTGGCTAATGAAATTAGTGATGCAACCTATAAGCTTTGTTTCGATGCAAATAAAGGTGTAATGGCAAACACACCGTTAAAAAATAGTTTTAGTCAACACGCAAGCATTATGGCCGTACTTGCAAATGCTATCCCTTTATCAAAAGAAAAAGCAGTAATGACAAAGGTTTTAACCGATTCCAGTTTAAGTCAGGCAACATTCTATTACCGTTTTTACTTAACGCTAGCTTTAAAAAAAGCGGGTATGGGCGATCTTTATTATAGTCAATTAAAGCCCTGGCGGGAAATGATTGCTAATGGTTTAACCACATTTGCAGAGAATCCTGATCCTACTAGATCAGATTGCCATGCTTGGAGTGCGAGCCCAAATTACGATTTTTTAGCGACCATTTGTGGCATTTTGCCAGGTTCCCCAGGCTTCAAAAGCGTATTAATTCAACCGGCAATGGGCGAGTTGACATCGGTTGCTGGAGAAATGCCACATCCAGCGGGATCAATTAAAGTTTCATTTAAAAGAATAGGAAAAGGAGTTGAAGGAACGGTTAACCTGCCTAAAAATATAAGCGGAAAAATGATTTGGAATGAAAAAGAAATTATGCTTCATGAAGGAGAACAAAAGATCCGTTTTAATTAA
- a CDS encoding RagB/SusD family nutrient uptake outer membrane protein: MKTRIILYIAVIVFSGCKKLDLYPVNNQTSGTFYKNAEDAKAAIGAAYAQITSIYAANDGFMFIDLATTDDASPFLSGVGDRVPLWQYKISSSNTYINQYTISYAAIQKCNIVIERIPLIEMDASLKNQYVGEAKFIRALNYFNLVRTYGGVPLVTRETKSLADLDVGRATVDDVYALIEQDLKEAESLSISYPTEKGRATRGAAKGLLAKVYLTRAGATPGSAYWAQAASKAKEVMDLGVYDLWANYADAFSLANKGGKEFVFEIQYKTDVLGTTLGRLYGVRSAAIYQGGTGAGTARVSASLYNAYIAADKRKDVNFLSSYTIGATVFPLSVTNTDPTKAVAFTKMWDQTSTTGAGGKSFPYMRYAEILLIYAEALNEVSNGPNAAAYDAYKKVHERAGLTTPLLATFNYLAFKDAVLLERRLEFPFEIQRRFDLVRTRKLIAAVQSETAFGRLPEIKEFHYLLPIPQTVLNSSPSVTQNNGY, translated from the coding sequence ATGAAAACTAGAATCATACTATATATAGCAGTAATCGTTTTTTCAGGCTGTAAAAAGCTTGATCTTTACCCTGTTAACAATCAAACTTCAGGTACTTTCTATAAAAATGCGGAAGATGCTAAAGCCGCAATTGGTGCAGCTTATGCTCAAATTACTAGTATTTACGCTGCAAACGACGGTTTTATGTTTATTGATCTCGCTACCACTGATGATGCTTCGCCATTTTTATCTGGTGTTGGCGACCGGGTTCCATTATGGCAATATAAAATCTCATCATCAAATACTTATATAAATCAATATACCATATCCTACGCCGCGATACAGAAATGTAACATTGTAATTGAGCGGATACCGCTAATTGAAATGGACGCCAGCTTAAAAAACCAATATGTTGGAGAGGCGAAATTCATACGAGCCCTTAACTATTTTAATCTAGTTCGAACTTATGGCGGTGTTCCGCTGGTTACCAGAGAAACAAAATCTTTAGCGGATTTGGATGTAGGACGGGCCACTGTTGACGACGTTTATGCATTAATTGAGCAAGATTTAAAAGAGGCTGAATCACTTTCAATTTCTTATCCTACAGAAAAAGGCAGAGCAACAAGAGGCGCTGCAAAAGGTTTACTTGCTAAAGTGTATCTTACAAGAGCTGGGGCTACCCCTGGTTCAGCTTATTGGGCGCAAGCTGCATCAAAAGCAAAAGAAGTTATGGATTTAGGCGTTTATGACTTGTGGGCAAATTATGCAGATGCATTTTCTTTGGCAAATAAAGGAGGAAAAGAATTTGTATTCGAAATACAATACAAAACGGATGTACTTGGCACCACGTTAGGTCGATTATACGGAGTGCGATCAGCTGCCATTTATCAGGGCGGTACAGGAGCAGGAACAGCAAGAGTTTCCGCTAGTTTATATAATGCATATATTGCCGCTGATAAGCGTAAAGACGTAAATTTTTTGAGCAGTTATACTATTGGAGCAACGGTTTTCCCGCTGTCAGTTACCAATACTGACCCAACAAAAGCGGTCGCTTTTACCAAAATGTGGGATCAAACTTCCACTACGGGTGCTGGCGGAAAAAGCTTTCCATACATGCGCTATGCTGAAATACTGCTAATTTATGCCGAAGCTTTGAACGAAGTAAGTAATGGTCCAAATGCTGCCGCCTATGATGCATATAAAAAAGTACATGAACGTGCTGGTCTTACCACTCCCCTGTTGGCAACATTTAATTATTTAGCATTCAAAGATGCTGTGCTGTTAGAGAGACGGTTAGAATTTCCATTTGAAATACAGCGAAGATTTGATCTAGTTCGAACTCGTAAACTTATTGCTGCAGTACAGTCAGAAACCGCTTTTGGAAGATTACCAGAAATAAAAGAATTTCATTACCTGTTGCCAATACCGCAAACGGTTTTGAATTCAAGTCCTTCAGTTACGCAGAATAATGGATATTAA
- a CDS encoding SusC/RagA family TonB-linked outer membrane protein has product MLAWLLISMFQPLSAAVLSLDQPTKVRLGQLKGTVTDAKGLPLPGVTVKLQSTELKTQLTDDKGLYIFKDLPASNYTLTLSLIGYATQTRTISLSDGEIIQNITLVESINSLNDVVVIGYGTQRQSDLTGSISRVSSKEINSTPIVSLDRALQGRVSGVNVTTNSGRPGGSTTIRIRGTGSVNAGNNPLYVVDGFPVTDLNSINPSDIETIDILKDASSTAIYGSRGNNGVVIVTTRKGKAGKSIISYDGYYGGQDVIRKVPLLNARQYADLVNEVQVSAGNPAYFNGSTADRPLPTSLTEGTNWQDEIFKSNAPIQNHQLSVSGGSDQVKYAISAGYYGQDGIVKRSDFNRYSFRANVDGNIKSWLKAGLNLYSSFSNSNSARTEVDGSAGGGVISAALSYSPTFPVYNPDGTYYVSLGTINGLSVDNPMALVNELTDIDRTTRVLGNSFLEFTFSKGLTFKTTFGGDISSSKSNYYATRLAQVGASSNGIASIGNNQIVSWLNENTLNYSKTFASIHSLNAVAGFTNQAWERESFTANASGFNNDFALYNNLGTGATLVAPTSGASQTSLLSFLGRVNYAYNNKYLLTVSGRSDGSSRFGPNRKYGFFPSAAFAWKLGEENFMKTQKVLSDAKIRLSYGLGGNQEIGDYQYVASLSAGRYILNNTLYSSNTNGSVGNEDLRWEKSAQFDMGVDLGFFSNKVRLTADFYRKETSDLLFNVGIPPSSGYASMLQNIGGIKNQGIELELTSSLEAGKFKWEGQLSYSRNRNEVLTLNNLNEFTTGADARLFGASLNPILLKVGSPLGQFYGRVFDGIFQTGDNIAASAQPTAKPGDIRYRDLNGDNVINDTGDRQVIGNSNPKFFGGFNNTFTWNNFDLNIFFQGSYGNDILNISRFDLFSLNGGNNNSAEVLNRWTPTNHSNTIPRANLTGGSRILSSFVVEDGSYLRLKNLSLGYRFPGKILKKAGANSARIYIAAQNLATITNYSGFDPEVNRFGNSTISQGIDYGVYPSAKTLLFGLNFTF; this is encoded by the coding sequence ATGCTTGCATGGCTATTAATCTCCATGTTTCAGCCATTGTCTGCCGCCGTACTTTCTTTAGATCAACCTACTAAAGTGAGATTAGGACAATTAAAAGGAACAGTAACTGATGCCAAAGGACTTCCTTTGCCTGGTGTAACGGTAAAGCTTCAATCAACGGAATTAAAAACCCAACTTACTGACGATAAAGGTTTGTATATATTTAAAGATTTACCTGCTTCAAATTATACTTTAACGCTTTCACTTATAGGTTATGCGACTCAAACTCGAACGATCAGTTTATCAGACGGAGAAATTATTCAAAATATTACATTAGTCGAATCTATAAATTCGCTGAATGATGTTGTTGTAATTGGCTACGGCACACAAAGGCAATCCGATTTAACCGGCTCTATTTCACGTGTATCATCAAAAGAAATTAATTCTACGCCAATCGTTTCTCTCGATCGGGCACTCCAGGGTCGTGTTAGTGGGGTAAATGTTACAACAAATTCTGGTCGCCCGGGTGGTTCCACAACCATTAGGATACGCGGAACAGGTTCCGTAAATGCCGGTAATAATCCGTTATATGTGGTGGATGGATTTCCTGTAACAGATCTTAATTCAATCAATCCTTCGGATATTGAGACCATTGATATTTTAAAAGATGCTTCCTCAACAGCAATTTATGGTTCGCGTGGTAATAATGGTGTTGTAATCGTAACCACCAGGAAAGGAAAAGCGGGAAAAAGCATTATATCTTACGATGGTTATTATGGGGGCCAAGATGTAATACGCAAGGTTCCATTACTAAACGCCAGGCAATATGCAGATTTGGTAAATGAGGTTCAGGTTTCAGCTGGTAATCCAGCCTACTTTAATGGTTCAACTGCAGATAGACCTTTACCTACCAGTTTAACTGAAGGCACAAATTGGCAAGATGAAATTTTTAAATCAAACGCTCCGATTCAAAATCATCAACTGTCAGTTTCAGGCGGTAGCGATCAAGTTAAATACGCCATATCCGCAGGTTACTATGGTCAGGATGGAATAGTTAAGAGATCGGATTTTAATAGATACTCTTTTCGTGCAAATGTTGATGGAAACATAAAGAGTTGGTTAAAAGCAGGTTTAAACTTATATTCTTCATTCAGCAACAGTAATAGTGCCCGCACAGAAGTTGATGGTAGTGCGGGTGGTGGTGTAATTAGTGCAGCATTAAGTTACTCACCTACATTTCCGGTATACAATCCTGATGGAACATATTATGTAAGCCTAGGAACAATAAATGGACTTTCAGTAGATAATCCGATGGCTTTGGTGAACGAACTTACAGATATTGACCGAACCACTCGTGTGCTCGGTAACTCATTTTTGGAGTTTACTTTTTCTAAAGGTTTAACTTTTAAAACTACTTTTGGAGGAGATATTTCATCATCAAAATCAAACTATTATGCTACACGTTTAGCACAAGTAGGTGCATCTAGCAATGGCATTGCCAGTATCGGAAATAACCAAATTGTAAGTTGGCTAAACGAAAATACACTTAACTACTCTAAAACTTTTGCATCAATACACAGTTTAAATGCTGTTGCCGGCTTTACAAATCAGGCTTGGGAACGGGAAAGTTTTACTGCAAATGCGAGTGGATTTAATAACGACTTTGCACTATATAATAATCTTGGTACCGGAGCAACATTGGTTGCCCCTACTTCAGGAGCCTCTCAAACATCACTTCTTTCATTTTTAGGACGCGTAAATTATGCCTATAATAATAAATACCTACTGACCGTTTCTGGTCGCTCAGATGGATCATCTCGCTTTGGTCCAAATCGAAAATATGGCTTTTTCCCTTCTGCAGCTTTCGCTTGGAAACTTGGTGAGGAAAACTTTATGAAGACACAAAAAGTGTTATCAGACGCAAAAATTCGTTTAAGTTACGGACTTGGAGGAAACCAGGAAATTGGTGATTATCAATATGTTGCTTCGTTATCAGCCGGCCGATACATTTTAAATAATACTTTATACAGCAGTAACACCAATGGAAGTGTTGGTAATGAAGATTTGAGGTGGGAAAAAAGTGCACAATTTGATATGGGTGTAGACCTTGGTTTTTTCAGTAATAAAGTGCGGCTAACAGCTGATTTCTATCGAAAAGAAACGTCAGATCTTTTGTTTAATGTGGGTATTCCGCCTTCATCAGGCTACGCTTCTATGCTGCAAAACATTGGTGGTATAAAAAATCAAGGTATTGAGCTGGAATTGACTAGTAGCCTTGAGGCTGGTAAATTTAAATGGGAAGGACAACTTTCATATTCCCGTAACAGGAACGAAGTACTTACTTTAAATAACCTGAATGAATTTACAACGGGTGCTGATGCTCGGCTTTTTGGAGCTTCATTAAATCCTATTTTACTTAAAGTTGGATCTCCACTCGGACAGTTTTATGGGCGGGTTTTTGATGGCATATTTCAAACAGGCGACAATATTGCTGCATCGGCGCAACCTACAGCGAAGCCTGGCGACATTAGGTATCGAGATTTGAATGGCGATAATGTAATTAATGATACTGGCGACCGTCAGGTTATTGGTAATTCAAATCCTAAATTTTTTGGAGGATTTAATAACACTTTTACATGGAATAATTTTGATTTGAATATCTTTTTTCAAGGTTCTTACGGAAATGATATTTTAAATATTTCACGCTTTGATCTTTTTAGTTTGAACGGCGGAAATAATAATAGTGCCGAAGTACTTAATCGCTGGACGCCAACGAATCACAGCAATACCATTCCTCGTGCAAATTTAACCGGTGGATCTAGAATTCTTTCATCTTTTGTAGTGGAAGACGGAAGTTATTTGCGTTTGAAAAATCTATCCTTGGGATACAGATTTCCTGGTAAAATACTGAAAAAAGCCGGAGCAAATTCTGCCAGAATCTACATAGCTGCACAAAATCTAGCAACCATTACAAATTATAGTGGTTTTGATCCGGAAGTAAATCGCTTCGGAAATAGTACAATCAGTCAAGGAATTGATTATGGCGTTTATCCATCAGCAAAAACATTATTGTTTGGTCTCAACTTTACTTTTTAA
- a CDS encoding polysaccharide lyase family 7 protein, whose product MSCFKKTSLVSISSLLLMFATTGCVKDQSLVPTENTEALFSKKKTDELMANVPKYGTGWIQKSYTYTLHKPYNLDTNARHSYNSTWEEHTFWIQNNDEPFQSGSNTSPRSEMRFKHTSVTGTDNYTTGNHQFEADIKVYSASNHPIIMQVFGSSADNNKPAFNIKAFPDNGGELRFFDGTVLVSGIYDTWVHVNVVHATAERKFHVFINGVEVPNGNGKFYFEDKGAAQHYFKCGVYTSIAALSKVKLKHIRYYYKP is encoded by the coding sequence ATGAGTTGTTTTAAAAAAACAAGCCTAGTAAGCATTAGTAGTCTACTGCTTATGTTTGCAACAACAGGATGCGTGAAAGATCAATCGTTAGTTCCAACGGAAAACACAGAAGCGCTCTTTAGTAAGAAAAAGACTGATGAGCTTATGGCCAACGTTCCAAAATATGGAACAGGTTGGATCCAAAAATCATATACTTATACGCTTCATAAGCCCTATAACCTGGATACAAATGCTCGTCACAGTTATAATTCAACTTGGGAGGAACATACTTTTTGGATTCAGAACAATGACGAACCGTTTCAATCTGGTAGCAATACCTCTCCCCGCAGTGAAATGCGTTTCAAGCATACATCGGTTACCGGCACCGATAATTATACTACAGGCAACCATCAATTTGAAGCCGACATTAAAGTTTATTCGGCTAGCAATCATCCTATTATTATGCAGGTTTTTGGTAGTTCAGCAGATAATAATAAACCTGCTTTTAATATTAAAGCTTTCCCTGATAATGGCGGTGAACTTCGGTTTTTTGATGGTACCGTGCTGGTAAGCGGCATATATGATACTTGGGTTCATGTGAACGTTGTTCATGCAACGGCAGAACGAAAATTTCATGTATTCATCAATGGCGTTGAAGTTCCAAATGGTAATGGTAAATTCTATTTTGAAGATAAAGGAGCTGCTCAACATTATTTTAAATGCGGAGTTTATACCTCAATTGCAGCGTTAAGCAAAGTTAAATTGAAGCATATTAGGTATTATTATAAACCTTAA